The sequence TTGGTGTACCTCGAAGAAGGCACGGAAACGAGGCGCGAGAAGATTTTGGCGAAGCTCGTAGAGATCCAGTATGAGCGCAACGATGTCGACTTTCATCGTGGAACCTTTCGTGCGCGCGGAGATGTTATCGAAATTTTTCCTGCATCGTCAGAAGCGAAGTCGGTGCGTATCGAGCTGTTTGGAGATGTGGTCGATGCCATCCATGAAATCGATCCACTCACCGGAAAATCGCTGGGCAAGCTTCCCAAGATCGCTATCTACCCGAATACCCATTACCTCATCGCTCCCGATCGCTATGAGCGGGCTATTACTGGCATCGAGGAGGAGCTCGATGAACGAGTGGGGTATTTCAGGAAAGCAGGACGACTGGTGGAGGCCCAACGGATTCAGCAGCGCACCAAATTTGATCTCGAAATGATCCGAGCGATGGGTTATTGCCACGGGATTGAGAATTACTCACGCCATCTCAGTGGTCGGATGCCCGGCGAGGCACCTCCTACATTGCTGGATTATTTTCCGAAAGATTTTTTGTTGATCGTCGATGAGTCGCACGCGACCGTTCCCCAGGTCGGGGGGATGTATGAGGGTGACTATTCCAGGAAACGGACGCTGGTGGAGTACGGGTTTAGACTTCCGTCGGCAGTTGACAATCGCCCCCTGAAGTTTGCCGAATTCGAAAGCTGTCTCAATCAAGTCGTGTATGTGTCCGCCACGCCCGGTACCTATGAGCTGACGCATGCTGGTTCTGAAGTAATTGAACAGATTGTTCGCCCGACCGGTCTTATGGATCCGCTAATTGATGTGGTGCCGGCAAAGGGACAGGTAGACCATCTGCTTGGTCAGGTTCGTTCGGAGGTTGCCAAGGGCGGCAGGGTGCTGGTCACGACGCTCACGAAACGGATGGCAGAAGATTTGACGGAGTATTATCACGATCTGGGAATCAAAGTGCGCTATTTGCATTCCGATATTAAGACGTTGGAACGAGCTGAAATCGTACGCGATCTCCGACGCGGGATATTTGATGTGCTGGTCGGGATCAACTTGTTGCGCGAAGGGCTCGACCTCCCCGAAGTGAGCCTTGTGGCGATTCTAGACGCCGATAAAGAAGGCTATCTACGGTCGTACCGCGCGCTGATTCAGACGGCAGGTCGAGCGGCACGCCATCTCGAAGGACGGGTGATTTTTTATGGAGATTTTGTGACTGATTCGATGAAACAGGCGATTGAAGAAACCAACCGACGCCGGGGGATCCAAGCTGAGTATAACCGACGGCATGGAATTACTCCGGTTGGGATTACAAAGGATATACCTTCCCTCGAGTATGCGGTGGCCGACAAGGACTACGTACAGCTGGATCTCGCGGCTGAATCGCTGGAGTCGTACGGGGGATCTGAGTCCATGGATCAGCTGATCGAGCGGTTGGAAGCGGAGATGAAAGCGGCCGCCAAAGAGCTGGCCTTCGAACGGGCCGCTGAATTGCGCAATCAGATTCGATCTTTGCGGCTTCAAGCTTTAAATGCGAAATTTTAAACGTGTTTGTAGAGGTAGATGCCGATAAACATCCCGATGATGCTCAAGATGTTGATCTTAATGCTGAACCCAAGCACGAGCTTGAGCAAGACCAGGTCAATGGTGAGGGGTGGGTTAATTCCAGGTGTGAAATGAGTCGAGAAGATGCTCTGGATAGTCCCTTGGGGTGCCATGACGTGGAGAATCTCTCCAAGGATCCCACCAAGCAGGCCGCCGATCAGCACAAACATGAGAAGCACCCAGGGCGATTTTCGCACGCGGCCGCTTGTCCTCCTTGCGGATGTGTCTATTCCAGTTCGTAGGGCTTAAAATGCACCATATCCGAAGGTTTACAGCATGTCAATAAAACTACTGACTTGGTGATGACCTTGACTTGACTTTATTGGTCCTAGTACACTCCCCGATGCTCTTTTTCTAGGATTTTCGAGGCGATCGAAGGTCTGGTGTAAGGCCTCGATGGCCTCTTTCTTTGTGGCGGTCCGACGTTATGCTTGACGCGCTGAGCGAGAAGTTTGAGAAGATCATACGGAAGCTTCGTGGGCAGGGTGTGCTCACCGAGCAAAACATTACCGAAGCGCTGAAAGAGGTGCGGTTTGCGCTGCTCGAAGCGGACGTTAACTTCAAAATTGTCAAAGAGTTTATTGATCGAGTCCGTGAAAAAGCCATCGGGCAGGAGGTATTGCAGAGTCTGACTCCTGGACACCAGGTCGTCAAAGTGGTCTGGGATGAGCTACGTGCGATGATGGGACACGAGCGGGCGGGGCTCGCCCTAAGCTCCAGGCCGCCGACGATCATGATGATGGTCGGCCTGCAGGGTGCCGGAAAGACGACGGCGAGTGGCAAGCTCGCCCGTTTGTTCAAGAGTCAAGGGAAGCGCGTGCTTCTCGTTGCGGCCGACCCTCGTCGACCCGCAGCCGGCGAGCAGTTGAGCGCCCTGGGTCGAGACCTGGGAGTGGAGGTTCATCGGACTGATGATGCCCAGGCTTCCCAAGCGGACGTCGTGCGTATTTGTCGTGCAGGAGTCGAACGAGGAGATGAACAGGGCTTCGATCTCATTATTCTGGATACTGGCGGTCGTTTGCATATTGACGATGAGTTGATGGGGGAACTGATCGCCGTTAAATCCGCCGTGTCGCCTCATGAAGTGCTTCTGGTCGCTGATGCGATGACCGGTCAGGATGCCGTCACGATGGCCAGTCAGTTCGACCAAAAAGTGGGACTCACCGGCGTGATTTTGACGAAGGTAGAGGGAGACGCGCGCGGAGGAGCGGTTCTATCCATTCGAGCTGCAACCGGGAAACCCATCAAGTTTCTGGGCGTCGGTGAAAAGTTAGATGCGCTTGAACCGTTTCATCCGGACCGGATGGCCTCCCGTATACTGGGCATGGGCGATGTGTTGTCGCTCATTGAAAAAGCGCAAGAGAGTATCACGCGTGAGCAAGCAGAAGAAGCGCAGAAGCGGCTTACCAGCAACACGTTCACGTTGGAAGATTTCCGGACCCAGTTGGGACAGGTAAGCCGTATGGGTTCGTTCGAGCAAATTTTGGGCATGCTCCCGGGCGGTCAAAAGTTAAAACAAGCCCTTGATGGCGATAAGCCGGAACGGGAGATCGGTCGGGTCGTTGCCGTGATCGATTCGATGACCACGCGAGAACGTCGTGATCATACGATCATCAATGGGAGCCGAAAAAAGCGAATTGCCCGCGGGAGCGGGACGACGGTGCAGGACGTGAATCGCCTGATCAAGCAATTCTTGTCCGCAAAGAAGTTGGCAAAAGCGATGACCGGTGCGGGGGGGCGTCGACAGCTCGCCCAGCTCTTACGGTCTCGGTAGGTGGTCTTCACATAGCGGGAGAAGGAGGACAGTTGTGGCTGTACATTTAAGACTAGCTCGAACGGGACGACACAAACGACCGATGTATCGAGTCGTGGCGGCTGATTCGCGGAAGGCTCGCGACGGACGTTTCCTTGAGATCCTTGGGATCTTTGACCCATTGAAAGAGGCCGGTGTTCCGGAGCTCAAGCAGGAACGTGTGCTCAGGTGGCTTCATCATGGCGCTCAACCCACGGTGACGGTGCGGACATTACTGCGCAGGGCTGGAGTCTGGAAGCAGTTTGAAGCTGAAAAAGCCGCGCAGAAAAAGACGCCGGCCAAATCATAACGACGTCGTTGTATGGCGATTCAGCCTGAAACCGTGACGGTGGGACAGATTGAGCGTCCGTTCGGAATCCGAGGAGAGGTGAAGGTGCGGCCGCTCTCGGATGTGCCTGGCCGAATTGAGGGTCTGAGGCGTGTCAGTCTTATGGGACGGAATGGACAGACCCTTGAGACCAGCGTCACTCATGTGAGACGGGCTGGTGCCCGGTTTATACTTGGATTGACCGGCCTCACCACACCGGAAGAAGCGAGTCTCTGGCGTGGGGGATACATTCAGACGATCCGTGGGACAGTGCCTGAACTTCCGGATGGGCACTATTACGAATGCGATTTGATCGGCTTGGCCGTCCGTACGGACGAAGGGCGGTCAATCGGCATACTGGAAGAGATTTGGAATTTGCCGGGGAATCCGGTATTTGTTGTTCGACAAGAAGAGAAGGAACTGTTGATTCCGGCAGCAAAGGAACTGGTCGTAGCAGTTGATCTCCCCGCTCACACGATGACGGTTCGGATGATCGATGGATTGGATGCCTAGCATGTTGCGGTTCGAAGTGCTGACATTGTTTCCTGGGATGGTTGAGCCGGTCTTGGCTCACAGCATGCTGAAGCGTGCACAAGAGAAGGGCCTACTCTGTGTGAACGTGCGCAACTTGCGGGACTTTGCGTCGGATCGCCATAAGATGGTCGACGACACACCGTATGGAGGCGGGGCCGGTATGGTCATGAAGGCCGATCCGATTCTTCAAGCGGTTGCCCTAGTACGGAGAGACGCACAGTCGAATGGAGAGGATATTCGGGTTGTGTTTCCCACTCCTCAAGGTCGGCCAATGACGCAGTCCTATGCGCAAGAATTGGCTGGTGAGCGTCGTCGAATCGTGATTCTTTGCGGGCATTATGAAGGAGTGGATGAACGTGTGCGTCTGGCGTTGACTCCGGAAGAGGTCTCAGTCGGGGACTATATATTGACCGGAGGCGAATTGCCGGCTCTTGTGTTGATTGATGCCGCAGCGCGCCTGGTTCCTGGTGTCTTGGGAGACCCACGGTCTGCGCTGGAAGAGTCCTTTTCTGAATCGCTGCTGGAGTATCCGCAGTATACGAAACCGGCTGAGATCGGCGGAATCGGGGTACCCGAAGTCTTGCTGTCCGGCCATCATGAGGCGATCCGGTTGTGGCGTCGAAAGCAAGCGTTGCGCAGCACGTACCTCAGACGTCCCGATCTGTTGCATGATCGGTCGTTTACGAGTGAAGACCGACAGTTATTAGATGAGTTGAAAAGCGAAGGCCTATTGACGGTTCCGATATCACGCCGGGAGGAGGGGTAAGAATATGAATCAGTTGGAACGCATTCAGCGGTCGTTGACGAAGAAGTCGGTCCCACATTTTGAGATTGGGGATACTGTCAAGGTCCACGTCAAAGTCGTGGAAGGCGAGAAAGAGCGTATTCAGGTTTATGAAGGAACGGTGATTGCCCGCAAGGGAAGCTTGAATACGGAAATGTTTACGGTCCGAAAGCTTTCGTATGGAATCGGAGTTGAGCGAATTTTTCCGGTCCATTCTCCGATTGTCGCCAAGATTGATGTGGTTCGACAGGGAAAGGTTCGACGCGCAAAACTCTACTATCTTCGTGGCAAGAAGGGAAAGTTTGCAAAAGTCGAAGAGCGTGAGTTTGTGGGGGGAGGAGAGAGTAAACCGTCCACACAGCCCACTACCTCGGAAGCAGCAGCAGTCACGGCGTAGATCACTCCTCGGAATTATGTGTGCAATTATGCGAGATGATCGCATAATTGCCGGAGAGGGAGTGTTCAATGGGGCCCACCCAAGAGTTCGAACGGGTAGCCCGCCTGTGTGGCTATCGACGTATCGCTGGAATCGATGAAGCTGGGCGTGGCCCCTTAGCTGGTCCTGTGGTTGCTGCAGCCGTCATCTTGCCATCCCGATGTCGACTGTTGGGAATCAATGATTCGAAACAACTGCCCGCAAAAGACCGAGAGGAGGCCTATACCGCGATTCTTGAGCAGGCGGTGGGGGTTGGAGTCGGGTCGGCGGACGTTGGTGAGATTGACCAGCTCAATATCCTTGAAGCGACTCGGTTAGCGATGCGCCGAGCCGTTGATCAATTGGCTCCTCCTCCTCCAGATTACTTGCTGATCGATGCCGTTGTGCTCCTAGGGTTCAAAGTACCTACGAAGCCTATCATCAAAGGCGATTCCTTATCTGTGTCGATTGCGGCGGCTTCCATCATTGCAAAAGTCACGAGAGATCGCCTAATGGCAAGGTATCACGAGATATTTCCTGAATATGGCTTCCTGTCCCACAAGGGGTATGGCACGGCCGAACACTTAGAGCGACTTGCTCGCCATGGCCCTTGTTCCATTCATCGTCGTACCTTCGCCCCGGTTCAGGAAGTGCTGAGCGCGACGAAGATGGCGTATGCTCCACCCGAGAGCCAGAGGCTCTTTAATCTGTAAGCGCATGGCTGTTCCGGATCAGCGGCATGTGTTCGGTCAAACCAGTGAAAACTTGGCAGAACAGCTCCTGCGTGCCAAGGGCTATAGAATTCTCGATCGCAACGTACGGACTTCCATCGGAGAATTGGATCTCGTGGCGGAAGACCGTGGAGTTGTGGTCTTTGTTGAAGTCAAAGGTCGAGCCACCCAAGCATTTGGTGGGGCGCTGCTGGCGGTGAACCATCGGAAGCGGGCTAAGCTGACCAAATTGGCGGCGCAGTATTTGGCTCGACGACACTGGTCTGACAAGGTCTGTCGATTTGACGTTGTGTTGGTCCACGGGCGACCTTCCGCCCAGGGACAGATCGAGCACTTCCAGAACGCGTTTGACGTCACGGAACGGTGACGGTTGTTACCCTTTGGTACGGGAATTCAGTGGACGCAATTATTCAATTGATCCATGTGTCGAAATGGTACGACCGGCGTGCGGCGCTCTCCGACGTCACGATCGAAATTGAGAAGGGAGAGTTTGTCCTTCTCATGGGGCCAAGCGGAGCAGGAAAGTCCACCTTGTTGCGGATGCTGATTGGTGAGGAACAGCCCGATGAGGGACAGGTGTTTGTTCATGGCAGAAATGTGACCAAGCTCAAACAATCAGAGATTCCCTATCTCCGACGAAAGGTTGGATCAGTCTTCCAAGACTTTCGTCTCTTGTCGAAAAAATCCGTGTTCGACAACGTGGCTCTTCCATTGGTCGTTCAGGGTGTGTCTGAGAAGGACATCCGGCGTAAAGTGACGGAGGCGTTGCGTGCCGTGGGTGTCGACCACAAGAAAGATCAATCGCCGAATAGTCTTTCGGCTGGAGAGCAACAGCGTGTGTGTATCGCTCGAGCGATTGTCAATGGACCGGTCGTGCTCCTCGCCGATGAGCCAACGGGGAACCTCGATCCCGAGCGCACCGGAGAAATTATTGACTTGTTCAAGTTGATCAATGCTCGTGGGACAACCGTCATTGTTGCCACGCACGACCCTCATGTGATGAAACAGATAAATCGACGAGCACTGACCTTGGTGCAAGGAGTCTTGGTACAGGAAGAGCGACTCGCGGAGCGAGTCGAAGTATGAGACGGTTATTGTATATCGTTCGTGAAGCCTGGGCCAATATGCGGACGAATCGCACGACGACCATTGTCGCTATTTTGACCACGGCCTTTACGTTAGCTTGCGTCGGCATTTTTCTGCTTCTCTACGTAAACTTGCGCAATGCGGCCGGATGGCTTCAGGAAGACGTCAAGATTATGGTCTATCTGGAAGACACGGTTCATCCTGCGAGGAGGCAAGCGCTTGAGCAGGAACTGAAGTCGGATCGTATGGTATTCGGCGTGCTGTTTATTTCGAAAGAGCAAGCGCTCGGAGAATTTCGTGCACAATTCCCTGCGGAGTCCCACTTGCTTGAGGGACTCGGAGAGAACCCGTTACCGGCGTCATTCGTCGTGACTCTGGCCCCGAACTATCGCTCTCCGCAGTCGATGAAGGGCTGGGCTGAACGGGTGCAGATGATGGAAGGTGTCGCCAAGGTCGACTATAATCAAGAATGGATCAATGTGCTGGCTGAGCTGATCGGCTACATCGAGCTGGTTGCAATTGGGGTGGGGATGCTGCTCTCGGCCGCCTCGGTGACGATCATCGGAAATACGACGCGACTCGCGCTGTTTACCAGACGAGAGGAAATCGAGATCCTTCGTTCCGTAGGAGCGACACGCACCTTCATCCGTATTCCGTATTTTCTTGAAGGGGCCGTGCTTGGCGCCTTCGGCAGTGCATTGTCTTTGGGGATTCTGAAGATTGGTTTTGAACTCTTTCGTCAGCAGATGCAATTGGCTGGCCGTTTCAGCGGGATTGAAAGCTTGCTATCTTTCTTCCCGCTCTCTCTTTGCGTTGCCCTAGTGATGGCTGGTACAGGGTTGGGCCTCGCAGGAAGTGTGGTCTCACTGCTTCGAGTCGGCGAGGGACGCGCATGAAAAGCTCTTTCTCCATCCTGCTCTGTTGTGCTGCGCTCGGTGGAGTGGTGACTGTTGCGGAGGCGGCTGATGATCCTATTTCGGAAAAGATTGAACGCCAACGAAAGACACTCGAGGCGTTGAAGGGCAGGATACAAGAAAAACGGAAACGGGCCGATGAAGCGGAGAAGAAATGGGAATCGGTTCTCCAAGGCATCCAATCGTTGGATGAACGGCTGATCCGTCATCGACAAGATCATCGTGACATCAACCAGAAACTTCGGCAAAAAGATCAAGAGATAGGAGAGATTACAGAACAACTTGTGGCGATGCGAGCCGGTATCCAAGCCCGACGCGAGGCAATTCTCTCCCGGCTTCGAGCGCAATATATGGAGGGGCGGTTTGGGTATGTCAAGGCGCTCTTGACGTCCGATTCATACGGAGATCTTCAACGTCGCGCACAATATCTTTCCACTGTCTCACAAAAGGACTTCGATCTACTCGAGACGTTTAAGACCGATATGGCTCGTACGGAGGAAGCTGAGCAGCAACGTGCGGAGGCCAGAACCGGAATGGTTGCCATCAAGCAAAATATTGAAAAGAAGCTAGCCGATATCCGCGTCCTTCAAAAAGAAAAGAAAGGCTATCTGGCTAAGATCAAGCATGAGAAGGATTCATATCATCGCGCCGTCAAGGAGCTAGAACGATCCGCCTCGCGACTGGATAACATCTTGCATGAATTAGAAACGCGTCGACGCGCAATGGCCATGAGCCCACCGACGGCTTCGTCGCCGACGTTACCGTTGCCGCGTGTCGCCAGCAGGGGAATGCTGCCATGGCCGGTCGAGGGGAAGGTTGTCTCATTC is a genomic window of Candidatus Nitrospira kreftii containing:
- a CDS encoding excinulease of nucleotide excision repair, DNA damage recognition component, with amino-acid sequence MPPFKLEAPFKPCGDQPQAIARLTAGVQSGKQHQVLLGVTGSGKTFTMANLIEHFQKPTLVLVHNKTLAGQLYQEFKQFFPQNAVEYFVSYYDYYQPEAYIPQSDTYIAKDASINDAIDQMRHSATTALLQRNDVLIVSSVSCIYGLGSPEVYHDMLVYLEEGTETRREKILAKLVEIQYERNDVDFHRGTFRARGDVIEIFPASSEAKSVRIELFGDVVDAIHEIDPLTGKSLGKLPKIAIYPNTHYLIAPDRYERAITGIEEELDERVGYFRKAGRLVEAQRIQQRTKFDLEMIRAMGYCHGIENYSRHLSGRMPGEAPPTLLDYFPKDFLLIVDESHATVPQVGGMYEGDYSRKRTLVEYGFRLPSAVDNRPLKFAEFESCLNQVVYVSATPGTYELTHAGSEVIEQIVRPTGLMDPLIDVVPAKGQVDHLLGQVRSEVAKGGRVLVTTLTKRMAEDLTEYYHDLGIKVRYLHSDIKTLERAEIVRDLRRGIFDVLVGINLLREGLDLPEVSLVAILDADKEGYLRSYRALIQTAGRAARHLEGRVIFYGDFVTDSMKQAIEETNRRRGIQAEYNRRHGITPVGITKDIPSLEYAVADKDYVQLDLAAESLESYGGSESMDQLIERLEAEMKAAAKELAFERAAELRNQIRSLRLQALNAKF
- a CDS encoding hypothetical protein (conserved protein of unknown function), with the translated sequence MRKSPWVLLMFVLIGGLLGGILGEILHVMAPQGTIQSIFSTHFTPGINPPLTIDLVLLKLVLGFSIKINILSIIGMFIGIYLYKHV
- a CDS encoding Signal recognition particle receptor FtsY gives rise to the protein MLDALSEKFEKIIRKLRGQGVLTEQNITEALKEVRFALLEADVNFKIVKEFIDRVREKAIGQEVLQSLTPGHQVVKVVWDELRAMMGHERAGLALSSRPPTIMMMVGLQGAGKTTASGKLARLFKSQGKRVLLVAADPRRPAAGEQLSALGRDLGVEVHRTDDAQASQADVVRICRAGVERGDEQGFDLIILDTGGRLHIDDELMGELIAVKSAVSPHEVLLVADAMTGQDAVTMASQFDQKVGLTGVILTKVEGDARGGAVLSIRAATGKPIKFLGVGEKLDALEPFHPDRMASRILGMGDVLSLIEKAQESITREQAEEAQKRLTSNTFTLEDFRTQLGQVSRMGSFEQILGMLPGGQKLKQALDGDKPEREIGRVVAVIDSMTTRERRDHTIINGSRKKRIARGSGTTVQDVNRLIKQFLSAKKLAKAMTGAGGRRQLAQLLRSR
- a CDS encoding 30S ribosomal protein S16 — translated: MAVHLRLARTGRHKRPMYRVVAADSRKARDGRFLEILGIFDPLKEAGVPELKQERVLRWLHHGAQPTVTVRTLLRRAGVWKQFEAEKAAQKKTPAKS
- a CDS encoding Ribosome maturation factor RimM, with amino-acid sequence MAIQPETVTVGQIERPFGIRGEVKVRPLSDVPGRIEGLRRVSLMGRNGQTLETSVTHVRRAGARFILGLTGLTTPEEASLWRGGYIQTIRGTVPELPDGHYYECDLIGLAVRTDEGRSIGILEEIWNLPGNPVFVVRQEEKELLIPAAKELVVAVDLPAHTMTVRMIDGLDA
- a CDS encoding tRNA (guanine-1-)-methyltransferase; the encoded protein is MDWMPSMLRFEVLTLFPGMVEPVLAHSMLKRAQEKGLLCVNVRNLRDFASDRHKMVDDTPYGGGAGMVMKADPILQAVALVRRDAQSNGEDIRVVFPTPQGRPMTQSYAQELAGERRRIVILCGHYEGVDERVRLALTPEEVSVGDYILTGGELPALVLIDAAARLVPGVLGDPRSALEESFSESLLEYPQYTKPAEIGGIGVPEVLLSGHHEAIRLWRRKQALRSTYLRRPDLLHDRSFTSEDRQLLDELKSEGLLTVPISRREEG
- a CDS encoding 50S ribosomal subunit protein L19 encodes the protein MNQLERIQRSLTKKSVPHFEIGDTVKVHVKVVEGEKERIQVYEGTVIARKGSLNTEMFTVRKLSYGIGVERIFPVHSPIVAKIDVVRQGKVRRAKLYYLRGKKGKFAKVEEREFVGGGESKPSTQPTTSEAAAVTA
- a CDS encoding ribonuclease HII; the encoded protein is MGPTQEFERVARLCGYRRIAGIDEAGRGPLAGPVVAAAVILPSRCRLLGINDSKQLPAKDREEAYTAILEQAVGVGVGSADVGEIDQLNILEATRLAMRRAVDQLAPPPPDYLLIDAVVLLGFKVPTKPIIKGDSLSVSIAAASIIAKVTRDRLMARYHEIFPEYGFLSHKGYGTAEHLERLARHGPCSIHRRTFAPVQEVLSATKMAYAPPESQRLFNL
- a CDS encoding hypothetical protein (conserved protein of unknown function), coding for MAVPDQRHVFGQTSENLAEQLLRAKGYRILDRNVRTSIGELDLVAEDRGVVVFVEVKGRATQAFGGALLAVNHRKRAKLTKLAAQYLARRHWSDKVCRFDVVLVHGRPSAQGQIEHFQNAFDVTER
- a CDS encoding transporter subunit: ATP-binding component of ABC superfamily protein encodes the protein MTVVTLWYGNSVDAIIQLIHVSKWYDRRAALSDVTIEIEKGEFVLLMGPSGAGKSTLLRMLIGEEQPDEGQVFVHGRNVTKLKQSEIPYLRRKVGSVFQDFRLLSKKSVFDNVALPLVVQGVSEKDIRRKVTEALRAVGVDHKKDQSPNSLSAGEQQRVCIARAIVNGPVVLLADEPTGNLDPERTGEIIDLFKLINARGTTVIVATHDPHVMKQINRRALTLVQGVLVQEERLAERVEV
- a CDS encoding Cell division protein FtsX encodes the protein MRRLLYIVREAWANMRTNRTTTIVAILTTAFTLACVGIFLLLYVNLRNAAGWLQEDVKIMVYLEDTVHPARRQALEQELKSDRMVFGVLFISKEQALGEFRAQFPAESHLLEGLGENPLPASFVVTLAPNYRSPQSMKGWAERVQMMEGVAKVDYNQEWINVLAELIGYIELVAIGVGMLLSAASVTIIGNTTRLALFTRREEIEILRSVGATRTFIRIPYFLEGAVLGAFGSALSLGILKIGFELFRQQMQLAGRFSGIESLLSFFPLSLCVALVMAGTGLGLAGSVVSLLRVGEGRA
- a CDS encoding putative Murein hydrolase EnvC; amino-acid sequence: MKSSFSILLCCAALGGVVTVAEAADDPISEKIERQRKTLEALKGRIQEKRKRADEAEKKWESVLQGIQSLDERLIRHRQDHRDINQKLRQKDQEIGEITEQLVAMRAGIQARREAILSRLRAQYMEGRFGYVKALLTSDSYGDLQRRAQYLSTVSQKDFDLLETFKTDMARTEEAEQQRAEARTGMVAIKQNIEKKLADIRVLQKEKKGYLAKIKHEKDSYHRAVKELERSASRLDNILHELETRRRAMAMSPPTASSPTLPLPRVASRGMLPWPVEGKVVSFFGRQKHPTFDTYVQRKGIEIRTSEGSLIHAVMPGSVVYADWLKGYGLVIILDHANGFFSLYAHASKILASVGEQVVDGQAIGETGDTGMIGENTLYFELREGAEPVDPLHWLAKR